ATAATCAAACCAAAGTGCCGGAATCATATGAAACGTCATATTCGGCTGCAGAACGGTTTGATCTCCCGGGCGCAAGCTTGCCGTATGCTCTCCCCAATCAGGCGGGTAGCTGAGACCTGTCGAATAGCCAAGACGCGATTCTTTTTCAATGCCATAGCGTGATGTTGCCTTTCGCCATGCTGCCTCTACTTCTGCACAAGTTACGCCTGGCTTTACGGCATCCAGTGCTTCGTTCAAACCTTCCACAACAATTTTGGACAATTCAACCATCCGCTCATTCGGTTTTCCAAGAGAAAGGGTTCTCGCGAGCGGCGCATGATACCGCTTATAACAGCCGGCCATCTCCACAATTACAAGTTCTCCATCTTTGAATGGCTGGTCAGACCAAGTCAGGTGAGGCGCTGCAGTACGCTCGCCGGTCGGAAGCATTGGCACAATTGCCGGATAATCGCCTCCGTACTCCGGTGTACCGGAAATCAGTCCAGAATAAATTTGGGCCGCTGCATCACATTGGCGAGCGCCGGGGTAAATCGCCTGTTCAGCTTGATACATGGCGTTCTCTACAATACGGCCTGCTTTTTTCATATGCTCAATTTCATAATCTGATTTAATCATACGCAACTTATTGACAAGCAAACCTGCGTGTTTAAATTGCACATTTGGCAAGTGGGTTTTCAGTGTTTCATAGGCATAGGCACTAAAAAAATATGCGTCCATTTCCAATCCAACATGCGCTGTATCCAGTCCGTGCTCTGTTAGGTAGTCCGCAGCAAACATCATGGGATGCTTCGTTAATGACTGCACATAATCGTCAGGATAACCAAT
This sequence is a window from Lentibacillus sp. JNUCC-1. Protein-coding genes within it:
- a CDS encoding M24 family metallopeptidase encodes the protein MLFSQDEYQAYQERLLKTKREMEKAGIEVLLINNPSNMYYLTGYDAWSFYVEQMVIVALKWEQPVWLGRQMDAAGARMTTWISHENIIGYPDDYVQSLTKHPMMFAADYLTEHGLDTAHVGLEMDAYFFSAYAYETLKTHLPNVQFKHAGLLVNKLRMIKSDYEIEHMKKAGRIVENAMYQAEQAIYPGARQCDAAAQIYSGLISGTPEYGGDYPAIVPMLPTGERTAAPHLTWSDQPFKDGELVIVEMAGCYKRYHAPLARTLSLGKPNERMVELSKIVVEGLNEALDAVKPGVTCAEVEAAWRKATSRYGIEKESRLGYSTGLSYPPDWGEHTASLRPGDQTVLQPNMTFHMIPALWFDYEGIEISETFRVTETGHEVLSNYTRDLIIKGDLDVTPVIS